TTCATGCAGATCAAGATcgagtatattatatatatatatatatatatagttataaagcTCTGGAGATCAGTCTCACTTTATTATTGTTTCTGATCactctttcttcttgttttacttttcattttcatgtgcCGTTAACTAAGTAAAGTAACTTCAAATTCCGTGCATATTGAGAGATGTTTTGGGACAAATATAGTTTAACGTGCATATTGATCTTCATGCGGGTGGCGTCCCATGCGCAATAATTGATGGGAAAACTTCGATCTATTTCTATAtgagaattaatatatatatctaccctACTTCCTCTAAATTGGAAATGTATATATTAGGAACGGAACCACTCCATGAGCTATGTACAAAAGTAAGTTTGAAGTCCCATTTTTACACAAGTAAGTTtcacaaataatttacaaaacaaaatcacaagCACACACTTCCCATTTTTTGACAATAACATATAAGCAAAACAGAACCAAAACCCAAATAGATGGTTACTTAAACCAGCCAAAATGAACCTCTACAATTAATTATCCAAACCAAgcaaaaactattacaaaaatGACAACTcaatacaaacacaataactttcacttttctttttttagatttttcgccatctctctcactttctcttccCTTTTGCGAATGGCATACTCGCGCTTTAAGACATCATCCCAAGTCTTCCAAGCCTTATTCTCTCTTAATAAAATGTTCTCCTCTAGCAACTGAAGTATATCCGCCCATATGAAGAATTCACAACTCGCATCTCCCTGCACACAGTATGAACTCTCAATTAACATGATAAAGTACATCCCGCAACCAGCAAATTGATATGCGAATTTGACAAATATAAAGTTGCATTACTGTATTATACTTTCGGCAGACAAAGAATCTCCTTCCAGGATTTTTCTTAGTGTAGGATGTCTTTAGTGGTgttttcaaaccacaccaacaaaTTGATGATTCCATGACAAAATCATTAACTAAAGATGATGATTGGGATGATGCCATGCGTGATTATGAAAAACAAACAACTTGATGATCCCTTGTATGAGTCTAACCATGAAGGTAAAAATTGATAAGCAAACTGATGTCTTAAGAATGCTACGTGGTCTTAAGAATGCAAACTAGATAAAACAGTGGAAACAAAAGCTGAGATCTCATCCATACAAATACTGCCaggtttaaaaaaatgcaaaaaaagaaaaaaaaaaaaaaaaaaaaactaaaaaacaaaactaacaaGAAACCAAAAAACTATTCCTATTCCCTTCTCTGTAATCGAAATATACGTTGAAACACTCTAAATAAACTAGTAACACATTCAACAAATAGGACTACTTAATCAATTAAACCAATtgtaaaaaactaatttttattaaacCTGTACACTGTTACCCAAAGAAAGGGTGAAGGGGAAGAGcagggaaaagaaaatttattacttttgggaaaatttttattaaacttaatCCAGTTTATtgctttaaagattttttttcctttcggtTTGGTGGGAGGGGACAGTAAAAAATGTGGAATATAAAACAAATACCATGTCTCATTATCTTGACTTAGTACAATGGGCTTTTTACAGTATCAAGTAATGCAAAGGAATGTAGGCACAGTCTTCACATGCTAAGTTCTATCCTTTatttagtgaaaaaaaaaaagtacagtaGGGTACTGGTACTGAGAAGCTATAGTTGAATAAAGTCCCAACCTTCACCTTACATGAAGGGGCAGCTCGCAAGAATAGACACCCGACACTTGAAGGCTCAAATATTAAACATTGCATGTAatgttaatgtttatgcatcaTTTGCtgcttgaaaaaataatatgcttaaATTTTTCTGCCATACAATATACATTCTACCTATGTTATGGGTGAATATGCCAGATGTATCGACATTTatgcaactcaactacattgaaataattgatattaCCATTGTTAAAAATCCCTCTATTCTTTTTGGGGCAAGGTGAATCATAAAAGCGGAGATCATATATTTCAACTTGCATCTGGAATAGGAAAACAACTTTtggaaaaataactaaaataaaagagactCTCTAAGGGAATggatctacaattttttttttctttggaaaagaaaaacaggatGTGGTTGACTTGAAATGGATATATCCATTCAGTATATTTGCCAAATTTTCAAGGATCATGGctatatcaataacaaattgacATATAGCTAAAATAGTGAAAGGTGAAGCATAAACTTTCCATTCAATAAATGATGTTCACAGTCGTGTACTTGGTAGGAACAAATCCATAGTTGACAAACGAACTAAAACAAATGTGGAAACCATAAATATGCATACAAATTATACTCACtcaaatctatatatattcatgtacaTGTATACATACGAGCAAACATACAGACATATGATGTTGTCTGCTATTGCCTAGGGGCTAGAACAATTAATAGTATATGCCAACCTTGAACCATTGCCTAATCGTAAGCTTCCTACAATATCCAATTATGCCTTGCACAACCAAACCTAACCCAAATTATGCAAATTCCTCTGTCTTCAATTTCCTCTTGAGAAAGAGGCTGCCCaacaatttattcaaaattcttttatttctcattcAAGATTCGATCATAATGACTGAAACTTGCAAGAAATAAATAACCTAACATTTAACATATATGAAAGTCACCACTTAGATGCTTCATCTaacgcgcacacacacacacacacacacacacacatctatgtatgaatgcatgtattcACATATGCGTGCATGGAAGCATGGAGCAGCTTAAATCAAATTCTCAATGGCAATTCAAAGAATTTCAATGGTGCATACAATGATATCTatttaaaagaatgaaaaagaaaactgcaAGTCATaccattttaactcataaagcATTTGCTCAGGACTTAGGTTACAgtatataatgataaattagaaAACATCATTCCGaacaaattattctattttctatCATCTTCCTAAGATTACTTGCCTCTCGAACACTATGAGATTAATATTTGCAACAGagagaataaaatatagaaataaaaccACATGGAAGTCTTGAGCACAGAGTGAAAATTTAAGGAACGCAAAAACTGATAGAATTTAATTGAGGCAATCAACTAGGTCAACTTTTTTTTAGGAAATGCATGTTTCAAAGTAAAAAATGTTGATAAATATAGTGGAAAATTTCTTCAACTCACCAACTTTGCTAAAATTCTCCTCCAAAGCCTTCGATCTGGACCGGTAGTCGTCAACTTGCTTCTCTGCACAGCTTAAGGCGTCAAAGAAATCCGATTTAACCTACATTAATGAGAGCATAATCACCACAAGAGCAAATTCCATCCTGGAAGTCATGGAACCGATTAATATGCTTTACAATAATATCTCGAtccattaaaattttctaataattaaataaaatatccatGTTGtaagaaattgatttttcttttatcggTGAACTCTACAATTCCAATACACATCCTTCAGAATCCATTGCTCATCAAATAGAAATTCAGTCCActactaatttttcttttgattcttCACAGGGATTTAAAGTGAAGTTCTTAATCGGAgctcaaaaatagaaaataaaatataacaatcaGAGAACTAACCTGATTTTGAAACTCTGCCCGATTAATGATTATGCCAAATTTTTCGAGGTTAGAGTTAGAGTTtcgggttagggttagggttagagtttcgggttagggttagggttagggttagggctAGGGCTAGGGCTAGGGCTTCACATTTCAAGTTAGGGTTAGGGCTTCACATTTCAAATATGGTGTTTGAAGAGGACAGGGCTTCGTGTTTGAAGACGACAGGGCTTCGTGGTTCGGTGAAGACAACAAAACTCCATGGTTTGGTGAAGATGAGAGGGCTTCGGGGAAGACAACAGGGCTACGCGGTTCGGTGAAGACGACAAGGCTCCGTGGTTTGTGGTTCTGTGGAAAAGAC
This genomic interval from Juglans microcarpa x Juglans regia isolate MS1-56 chromosome 4D, Jm3101_v1.0, whole genome shotgun sequence contains the following:
- the LOC121259539 gene encoding uncharacterized protein LOC121259539, which translates into the protein MASSQSSSLVNDFVMESSICWCGLKTPLKTSYTKKNPGRRFFVCRKYNTGDASCEFFIWADILQLLEENILLRENKAWKTWDDVLKREYAIRKREEKVREMAKNLKKEK